A region from the Vicia villosa cultivar HV-30 ecotype Madison, WI linkage group LG3, Vvil1.0, whole genome shotgun sequence genome encodes:
- the LOC131657167 gene encoding probable WRKY transcription factor 19, with amino-acid sequence MGREIVRQESTLKPGSRSRLWFSDDILHVLEENKGTDSIEVIIADLRKDRKVKWCGKAFGQMKNLKILIIRNGRFPQSPQILPNSLKVLDWSGYQSSSLPSDFNPKNLAMLNLPESCFKHFDSFKVFKMFNFLDFEGCEFLTEIPSLSGVPNLGGLCVDYCTNLNRIHESVGFLDRLVLLSAQGCTQLETLVHFINLPSLETLDLRGCSCLERFPKVLGVMENIKDVYLDQTAIKQLPITFENLVGLQRLFLRRCQRMVQLPSYRFPKCEIITDYGCRGFRSFDNEEKVRPKVFADAMLVRNEYGWSYLP; translated from the exons ATGGGCAGAGAAATTGTGAGGCAGGAATCAACATTGAAGCCTGGAAGTCGCAGTAGATTATGGTTTAGTGATGACATTCTTCATGTTTTGGAAGAAAACAAG GGAACTGATTCAATAGAAGTCATAATTGCTGACTTGCGCAAAGACAGAAAAGTGAAATGGTGTGGAAAAGCCTTCGGACAAATGAAGAACTTGAAAATTCTTATAATAAGAAATGGACGATTTCCTCAAAGTCCTCAAATTCTTCCAAATAGTTTGAAAGTGCTTGATTGGAGTGGATACCAATCATCCTCCTTACCATCCGATTTTAATCCCAAGAATCTTGCAATGCTTAACCTGCCTGAAAGTTGCTTCAAACATTTTGATTCATTCAAG GTGTTTAAGATGTTCAACTTTCTAGATTTTGAAGGGTGCGAATTTCTAACCGAAATACCTAGCTTATCTGGAGTACCAAATTTGGGGGGACTGTGTGTCGATTACTGCACTAATTTAAATAGAATTCATGAATCAGTTGGGTTTCTTGACAGGCTTGTGTTATTAAGTGCTCAAGGATGCACCCAATTAGAAACTCTGGTTCATTTCATCAACTTGCCATCTTTAGAGACTTTAGATCTTAGAGGTTGCTCATGTCTTGAAAGGTTCCCTAAAGTACTCGGAGTAATGGAGAATATAAAAGATGTTTATTTAGACCAGACTGCCATAAAACAATTGCCTATTACATTTGAAAATCTTGTTGGACTCCAACGTTTGTTCTTGAGGAGATGCCAGAGGATGGTCCAGCTACCAAGCTATAGATTTCCCAAATGTGAGATAATTACAGATTATGGTTGTAGAGGATTTCGATCATTTGACAATGAAGAAAAAGTGCGCCCAAAAGTGTTTGCAGATGCCATGCTTGTTCGTAATGAATATGGATGGTCCTACCTACCTTGA